The Halobacillus amylolyticus nucleotide sequence TTACATTTACCGATATTGACAAGACGTTATCGGAATTATTTAGAGTACTTAAACGTAATGGACACTTGATTATGATAGAAATGACAGCTGAAAGTCCTCTTTCAAAGTCATTACACAAAGAGGTCTGCAACCTGTATGGCATAACGGACGTTTTATCCGAGAAAGAATGGACAGAAAAGCTTCGGAAGGCTGGGTTTACCCATGTTGAAGTCATCAGTACACCGTCTGAACTAACCCAGACAGAAATTACGGATATCGCTCTCTCTGAAAATATAGGCGAGGAACTATATGACCTCTGGGATGAACACACTTCATTACTAGAGCAATCTAATATTCCCCTCGGATACCGGGTATTCCGCTGTAATTGAAACAGCTCCTGACCGATTCACCCTTTGGTCAGGAGCTGTTTTTTGATCCATTAAAAACATTACTTATATGGGAAGTTAGATCCTGCTATCAATTTTTCAGAAGACATTGTCAGCATATCCCTACTGTTGAAACACTCCTTACGCTTAATGAACGAATCAATAATTTGAAACCCTATATTATATCCAATCCATTTCGGAAGCTGTGCATTCCCCTTACCATATAAAAGGATTTGATGTTTATCGTTCCCTTTAGTATTTAAGATGGGAACAAATTGCTTTTCCCAGATGTTCCGGGCTTCTCCATACGTATATATTCTTGTCCAAGGGGCTAACCACTTTTTGCCGTACAATTCTTGAACGGCGCATTCCCCAAGCCCTTCCATAACCAAAGAGTCTTTTAGATAAAGATCTTCTGCCTCCACGTTTAGAAAGCTTAATCGACAGGCATGGTTATATTCATGAGCTAAAAGGGCTTTTATCTCTTCGCTTACTACATGAGGAGATAAAAATAAAAATAACGCTTCCTTGAATGCAACACCATTTTTGTGGGGCAATCCTTCATTGAATGGAAGATGCGCATATTTTATAGGGAATATAAAAATTGGAAGATCAGGTCCCTCCCATTCTTCTTTCAAGTGATTGAATTCTTTTTCTACGATCTCCCACATATTTAATTCTTCCATTTTATGAAGTGTAGGTGTAATATCATTCCATTCCTCGGGCTCAAACAATCCATATTTCAACAACAAGTAGTGTAACTCCTCAATGTTCATCATGGGAAATAAATCCTTAAACGGGTTGCATAAAATCTCGCAATGCCCAACATAATCCCCCTTTGAGGGGCCTTTACATTTTTCGACGTATTGACGCAGCCACGGTTGAGTTTCAATTAGCGGCAAGACACCTCCCCCTTTACTTGCATGTTTTCTTCATGTATATGCATAGTCAATCTGATTAGGAAGCGAATTAAACATTCTATGGGTCATTGTACGAATGATCTCAAAACTACGCAAAGGTCCATGCAATCCAGAATTAGTTTCATATTCTAATAATGCATACTTTTTATGTGAATCTGACGAAAAGGAGTGTACGTATGTCTTGCTCGCATATCTATAATCTCTGCTGCAGGTACGAAGGTAGAAAAGTAAGAATAGCAGGTCATGATGGAAGAAACCATGTAGGCCATATCACAAGAGTCGATAGAGACAGAGTCTGGCTTCGTCCTGAAGGAAACTGGGGTGCTTTTGGATACGGGGCCTTTGGTGGCTATGGCGGTTATGGCTATGGCGGCTATGGTTACGGTGGTTATGGCGGCTACGGCTACCCTATAGCTCTAGGTGCCATTGCTGGGATCGCTTTAGCCTCGGCTTTTTTCTGGTAGTAGGCTGATTATGTTATAAGGAAATTGAGGTTCCCTAAGTTAAGGGAACCTCTTTATTGTTGCCAGATAAATCCCCTCTTATAGGGGTGTGCCTCGAATTGAACTTTCCTCTACCCACACATTATCGTTTTTTGTAAGAAATCTTTTAAAACCCTGCTGATAATCCCGCAATGGCAGTCAGCGGCAGAAGAAAGCTTCCAATGCCACCATATCCATAGCCTCCTCCATAACCCCCGTATCCATAACCTGGGCCGTAGCCTGGACCATAGCCTCCGCCGTATCCGTAGCCCCACTGTCTGGAACTATTACCCGGGCGCTGGCTGGCTAACGTTACATGGACGTTCTCTACATCTACATGATCAATGTAAACGTTAAAAGAATCACCGCTGAAGGTTTTCATATGCACCTTTTGATTTTTGTGTTTTTGACAAAGTTTATACATCTGCTCAACATGTTTTTGATTATTGGGCATGTTACCCATATGACTTGCGTTCATTCCATGATGCATCTTTTCCATTCCCCCCGTAGTCTGATATCGTTTTTAACAAGCATTCTTTCACAGGTTATTCGTTTACAGGGCACGTGTGTAGGTTACAAGCGAAAAGGGGCAAATGCCCTATATTTGAGTTTTTTGTTTCACGATATCTATAGGTATCGAGTTTGTTTGTATGTCTATGCAAAAGCCTATTTTTATAAAAGTGGTGTATTGTACCTTCCGATAGACGATGTTTTAAATAGGATAACTGAAAAGGGGGTGTAATAATGAGTGGATATGCTGGTGGAGGATTCGCTTTGATTGTTGTCCTCTTCATCCTACTAATTATCGTTGGAGCCGGTGGTTTCGGCGGCGGCTTCGGTGGATATGGTTATTAGGTTTGAGTAGAAAAAGTTATTAAGATGACCCCTTAGGTCAAAGTACGTGCAAAAGCTGCATATTTCCTTGAGAGAGGGTATGCAGCTTTTTCCTTTTCATCGTTTATTTACATGAAGACTTGTTGTAATTCTGCGGCTTACCGTCAAAATTATGTGAGGACTTTAATGCTAACACAATCGCTCTAATGCCATTTCCACATAAAATGTAGTAACCAAACGAATAGATATACGTCCATTTGATATAAAGTACAAGCTCTGCCCAGACTGAAAAAGGTTCACCCATAAAGGCAAAAACATCAGCCATCAAGACTAAAGCCATACTATACGATTCCCAAGTATGAATATTGATATAACAACATAAAGGCAACTGGAATCATAGATACATCGAAAGCAAATGCCCTAGGAAAACCAGGGATTAATTCGGTAGGATACACCCAAAACTCCACTTCAGTAACGAAAATATCCAGTAATGTAGTGATAATAATGGCCAACAAACCAATTAATACGATTTCAAGGATTCTAGTCCTATCAATAAGTTTCGTCCATATGATCCAAGGCATGATTAAAAAAGCAACAAGCAACCACCAATTCCATGTGAAAAGTTCATATTCAATCCACTTTTCTTTATCAATCCTTAAGGTCTTTTGCTCTAATTCATGGATTCTCCAAAGAATTATAAATTTATCATTCATGGGATATCATGTCACCTCTTTGCTTCCTGTTACTTTTCGCTTACCGAACGTTGTTTTATACAAATGGAGCAACTTTTTTATGCGATTGTTAGCAAAGATAATCTGCGATTCATTAGGCAGTTCGCTACAACACGGATCACCAACATGAACTATCTGATCACCCAATATCCAGAAGTATTGAATAAAAAGATATGGAAATAATTGATGCTTACATAGCAAAATGAACAAGTATGGTTACCTGCTCAATCAGTTGCCTTTATTTTGTTATCTCAGCGGAAGTGAGCAGAAACTGGCCTCCAACTATTAGAAATACACAAAGAGGAATTAGATGGATAATAAAGGTGTTACACGTATCCCGGAGACTCCTTATGTCTAAACTAGTAAATAGATAGGAGAAATCATCATGAGAGGATATCAATCCCCCTGGGCCGCCTTACTTTGGTCATTTGCATTGCCAGGATTTGGGCAACTATATAACCGTGATTATTTTATTGCTCTCGTATTAATAACACTGGAGCTTAGTGTGAACTTTTTATCCAATCTTAATTTGTCCCTTTTACATACGTTTCATGGGGATCTCGTACGTGCCCATGATGTGGTTAATTTCGAGCACGGACTGTTTTATCCATCTATATGGGGATTTTCGATGTGGCAGGCTTTTAACAAGGCCAAGAGAATGAATGGCGAACACTCTAAGGTTTACCTGACTGGATTGATATTTGGACTGGTAGCAGGAATGAATATTGGTCTATTTACACAGCCAATTCTTATCACGCCCGTATATAGCGGGCTTGCAATCGGAGCGGTTGGAGGCATGATCGGATATATTTCGGAAAAAGTAATCCTTCGCTATCGGCATAAAAAGTTAGGGTAGCTTGAGTCTTAATCATATAAAATGAACACAATAGGAGATTAGAGGGTGGGAAAAATTGAAAGTGTAGAAAACGGGGTTGAAACCTATGAACAGTTTCATCAGTTGCACGAACAATATGCCCAAATCTGGTTAGACGAAACCTTTCTGCATTGGGATTGGTGGGTTGCGATAATATTATCGGTCAGTACTTGGAGCTTTTGGTTCCTCTTTTATAGAAAAAAAGAGAGCACAGATCGTCTCCTTTATGCTGGTATTGCCGCCACTCTTATTTCACTCTGCTTTGATTACATAGGGACTTCGCTGGGGCTCTGGTATTATTCTGGAAAATTAACCCCTTCTTTCCCTGCCTGGTTTCCATTCAATTTTTGTTTATTGCCAGTGACCATTATGTTTCTTATTCAGACAAAACCCCATATTGCTCCTTGGAAGAAAGGGATATTTTACGGCTTGGCAACTTCTTTTATCGGAGAACCTCTTTTCGTTTGGGCAGGTTATTATGTAATGACGGGATGGGAATACATCTACTCCGTTCCTATATATACCCTTGTCTATCTTTTTTGCCACTGGTTGACCAGAAGAGAATCATTTGAAAGTCTCGATGCAGATAGCTAATTCCTCCCGGTAAGTTTATTAGGGAAAACGGATTGAATAATATGGAAATGAAAAATAAAAGTTTCATTTTAACCCCCACGAAATCATTTATTCGATTTTGCGGGGGTTTCCCTTGTAATATTGAATGTTGTAGGGGGTATAAGGAAATGGAGGAAGTATATTCCTTGATAGTTCAAACTGGTTAAGGGAGAGTATGTTTATGGGACCATACAGTAGGAAGAAAGAAAGTGATTTAAATGAAGGTGAACATTACAACTTTCAATATAGGGGTAATCATGCTGCTGACATTACACTCATCCCTTTAGAAGATATGAGCAAGCTTTACACTTTTGGCATAAAAATGACCGATAAGACGATCCCTGAAGAATTTCAAGGATTAATTATGTGTAATAACCGGGAGAAATGTGAAAAATTACAGTTGAACATTCCCCCTGATTTTCCAACCAAGCTTGCGGCTTTACGAGAGGCTATAACAATGGCTACCCGGATCTCGATTATCTATAGTAAGGAGTAGTAAAGGCTTTAACTAGAACCATCGGAAAGAGCACGCTCCTTTCATTTATATGAGCGTGCTCTTTCCTTTTTTATCACTCCCGGCTATTTTTTTCACTTGACTGCGTTTCAGTTCCTTCTACTTTCTGCCTGTCCAATAGGCCCCTTCATCCATATGAACAAAGGGAATATCTGTATCCACTTCACCCGTAATCCGTTCCAACTCCACATCTTCGCCACGCAGCCATTTTGCAAAATTAAATTCGACAGGCTCTGCACCTCCGCCGAGCGCGAACCAGGTCTTCATTTCTCTTGGCAAGTAACCAGATGTATGAATCGTTCCTGCCCAATTGCTGTACTGTTTGGAGAATACCCCTTTATCTGTATCGTTCATTAGACGAAAGGCGTCGTGCGCTCCACCAAGCTCATCTCTGTGGTTATTGATTGCCTCCAGACGCTTCATCGAATCAACGAGATGGTTGCGGTTTTCTTTTGTCATGATTTCAAAATGATTGGTACATACGTTAGACTGACGTACCGCCACACCTCTTGGAGAGGCTTCGACAACATACGTTTGATTACTTTTGTCAAAAACGGTATAGCTGAACGAGTGACGGTGAGGAATGTCTTGCAGCATGGTGACCGCTTCTTCTACGTTCGCACATGATTCTAATACCATTCGCCCGATCGCACAGCAGATGAACCCGTCTCCCGGTTTTTTCCGGTGCATGAAATTGTAGCCAAGCGTCAATCCATGTTCATTCATGCCGTCCATCCGTCCGGTAATCCGCTGGGTTGGGCCAGCTATTGCATAACCAGTGTCGGTCGGTTGAAAGAAACTGTAGCGGCCTTCATAGGTTTTCGGCATATAATCATAATTACGAATCATATAGCCATCCCCTGTCATAATTGAACAGCCTGAACGCTTATAATCGACACGATAACCGCCAAATTCCATCATCACCTGCTCCATTGACCATTCTAAGGCGTCACGCAAGCCAACTAGCTCGTCCCATAATCCAGGGGAAAACCTTGTGATTGCCTCCTTCACCTCTATTTCTTCAACGATAAACCTCGGCTTCCTGACCTTCCACTGCTTTTCACGGTTTTTAACAGTTAAGGAGTTCTTGAGCAGTTCTCCTTGCTTATATCCGAAATCATAATGGGTACCTCGAAATTGTAATAGATTGCTGTGTACTTTCTTCAACTCTGATCCCTCTTCTGTTGTATGTCGTAATCGTATTCAGTTTAAGGGAATTGTCAGAGGTGGTAAAGTGATGTGAACTGTTCCAAAGCTACTGAATTCGTAAACTAAAAGGCATCTTTTTTAAGATGCCTTTACCGATTAATGAGATTTAGAAACTGTCTTGTTCGCTGTTCTTTTGGATGTCCAAATAAATCGATCGGTGCGCCCCGTTCGACGATGGCTCCTTCGTCCATAAAAATAACCTCATCTGCTACTTCTTTAGCAAAATTCATTTCATGGGTGACGACGACCATGGTCATCCCTTCATTTGCCAGCCCCCTCATCACACGCAAGACTTCACCGACAAGTTCAGGGTCAAGGGCAGACGTCGGCTCATCAAAGAGCATCACTTTTGGATCGATAGCCATCGCGCGTGCAATACCGACACGTTGCTGTTGGCCACCTGAAAGCTGGTAAGGGTAGACATTCACCTTTTCTTGTAGTCCTACCTTAGTAAGCAGTTCTGCAGCTTTATCACGCGCTCTTGCTTTATCAACTTTCTGTACAGTCACAGGCCCTTCCATAACGTTTTGTATGGCATTGAGGTGTGGGAAGAGATTATACGTTTGAAAAACCATGCCTGTTTGCTTGCGAAAATCACGAATTTGTTTTTTACTCACTTTTTTAGAAAAGTTAAGGGTTTGATTGTCGATTGTTACCGACCCGCTCTCGGGTTGTTCAAGTACATTTAAACACCGAAGCAATGTAGTTTTTCCAGAGCCAGAAGGCCCAACAATAACGATTACTTTTCCTTGCTGGACATGTAAACTAATGTCTTTCAGTACTTTGAGATCACCAAACTGTTTATTAATATGTTCCATAGATAACATAATGAATCTCCTTACGTTTTCACATACCGATTTAATCGATTTTCGATTTGATCTTGAATAAGTGACAGGATAAAGCAAATTACCCAATAGATGGCGGCCGCTTCAACATAAACGAGCAGCGGCTCATACGTTGTAGCGACGATTTCCTGTGCTTTTCTGAACATCTCGCTGACAAGGATCGTTGAAGCTAGTGATGTTTCTTTTACAAGGCCAATAAATGAGTTGGACAATGGCGGGATTGATACGCGTGTTGCTTGCGGCATGATCACACGTCGTAATGATTGGAAATAGGACATCCCTATCGATGAGGAAGCCTCCCATTGTCCTTTTTCAATCGATAAAATCGATGCCCGTATCGTCTCAGATGCATACGCTCCTGTATTTAATGACAGAGCAATCAGGGCACCAACAAAAGGATCGAACTTTAAGAACTCAATACCTAAGGACCCTAAACCAAAGAATACGATGAATAATTGCACGAGCAGCGGTGTACCGCGGATGATCGACACGTAGACACGGGCGATCCCGCTTAATACTTTAATTCCGGATATACGAAAAATAGCTGTCGTAATCGCTAGAACTAATCCAAGGAAAAAAGAGAATAATGATAACGGAATCGTGTAAATAAGAACTCCTTTCAACAAGGGAAGAAAGGAGTCTTTTAAGATTTCAATTGACTCTGGGCTCAGAAGTGTACTACTTAACTGAAACATCTTCGTTAAACCATTTTTTCGAGATTTCTTCTAGCGTTCCGTCTTCTTTCATGCTTTTCAATGCCTCGTTAACAGCATCTACAAGCTCCGGATTATTTTCACGGAACATCATGGCCGTTTCTGAGGCATCTTCCTCTTTATCCACGATTTCAACTGGTGCGCTTTCCCCTTGTTCATTCAAATAATCAAGAACTGACAGTCGATCATTGACGGTTGCATCGACACGGCCATTAGCAAGAAGCTGCATCGCTGGGTTAAATCCTTCCACACTCTCAACTTTTGCTCCATAGCTTTTAGCAATCGCTGAATAATTACTTGTTAACGATTGTGCTGATGTTTTACCCTCTAAATCTTCAAAGCTGCTGATTTCTTCACTGTTCTTATTCGTCACGAGCACAGCAGTAGTGTAGGTATAAGGGATAGAAAAGTTGTACTTCTTTTCACGATCTGGTTTAATCCCGACCTGGTTTGCGATCATGTCAAAACGTTCGCTGTTTAAACCGGCAAACATCGCGTCCCATTTCGTTTCTTTAAATTTCGCTTCAACGCCCATACGTTTTGCCACCTCACGAGCGACATCAACGTCATAACCCGTCAGTTCATCCTCGTCATTATGAAATGTGTAGGGAGCGTATGTTCCTTCTGTGCCTATCGTTAAGACACCTTCCTCTTTAATTTGATCATATAAAGATTGATCACTAGCCGCTTCATCTCCACTCGTATCTGACTCACTTGATCCACAAGCAGCTAAAATAAAAATAAATAAAGACACAACCATCCATCCAGCATATTTTTTCATTGCTTTTCCCTCCTCAAGATATTAATCCCTATTATTAAAGTCGGGTTAATTACCTTTAAAGATCATACAAGGTGAATCAAACCTCGTCAACAAAATAACTCACCATTAGTATGGGCTAACATTTTAAAAAAATCAGATTCAAATAAAAAACCTCTTGACTTCTATATTCAGAAGTCAAGAGGTTTATTCAGTACAGTTCACATAACTATAGATTAATTGTATGACATAACTACAACAGGAATCTTTCACTGAACAAATCCTTTATGTATAAGCCTATTCTTAGATGCCATGGTGTTTTGCCCTTCCACTACGCAACTCCTAACATATCTTATTTACGAAGGGGGTGTAATAATGAGTGGATATGCTGGTGGAGGATTTGCTTTGATTGTTGTCCTCTTCATCCTACTAATTATCGTTGGAGCTGGTGGCTTCGGCGGTGGTTTCGGTGGATATGGTTATTAAGTTTGAGTAGTTGAAATTCCACGTGTTAGATCCCGATAAAATAGTTATTCTTATAATGAAAAGGCTGACGGGAAGCTCTCGTCAGCCTTTTAGTGGATTAAATCTTTGTCATCTTAATACAATTTACCTTGTCGATACATAACGGTGGAAAGCTTCATAACAGAATGAATGTAGCAATTTTGACGAAGAGCGAAAGGATCGCCAAAGAATTGCGGCAAAATGGTATCCATCGTCTTCTTCATTTTATCAAAAAGCAAATCATATATTTCTTCTTCCTTATAAAATTGTGTCTCACGACCTTGAATCCATTCCAAATAAGAAACAATTACACCGCCCGCATTAGCAAGAATATCAGGAACGACGAGCACACCTTTATCACTTAGATATTCATCTGCTTCTTCCGTAATTGGAGCATTCGCCCCTTCAATAATCATTCGTGCTTTAATTTGTTCCATGTTATCTACATGAATTTGATCCTCAAGCGCAGCCAGCATGAGCACGTCAACATCCAGTTCTAATAAATCGTCTCGATTATAAATGGTCGCTTTTATATCCTCTCCAGCAAGGTTTTCCTCGGATGCAGGAAGGTCGCCGTCATGCTCCTTTGCATAGTGGATTAATGCTGGGATATCCAGACCGTCCGAATTATACAGCATCACATTATGATCACTGACGGCAACAATTTGATTTTGCAAATAATTACACTGATAGGCTTCTAAAGCTCCAACAGATCCCAAGTTTCCAAAGCCCTGGACTGCCATTGTAAGTTTTCGACCAGTATGGGCTAATGCCGTTTTCGCAAATATGTTATCTGTCTTTTTAAGCCATTGCTTATTGTCGCTTAAGAAGTTGTGCATCATATAACGGAAGGTAAAGTAAACTCCTTTACCCGTGGCTTCCCTACGTCCTAATGAGCCGCCATTGATAATGCTTTTCCCTGTAAAACTTCCTCTATACGGTTCTCCTGGATGGGTATTTTTGTACTCTGCCATCATCCAGTCCATTTCACGATCCCCCGTACCCACGTCAGGCGCAGGAATATCCTTATCTGGTCCGAGAATATCATTGTGATACTGGACATATTTTTTGCAAATTAAGTTTAACTCCTTAGGGGTGTATTCTTTCGGATTAATCACCACTCCCCCTTGCCGCCGCCAAATGGGACCTCATGCAGCGCATTCTTCAAGGTCATCAGTCTGGCAAGGTTTGAAACCTCCTCTTCATTAACTGACGGGTGGAAGCGGATCCCACCTTTATAGGGACCCAGCGTATTATTGTGCTGGATTCGAAAGGACGGAACCCTGATGATCGTTCCATTTTCTAAAGCAACCCTTAAAAATGACTTATGTATTTGGTTCGGTGTTGAAAGAATTGCTACGAGCGATTTAAAGGCTTGATCCCTCGTTTGTGCTTTTAAATCAGGCAGAAAATCTTCATCTTCAAGCAGTGCCTGTAACGATTGTTCAATGACGTTTGTTTTTTCACTCATCAAATTGAGCCTCCATTCTTTTTGACTAATTCCGTTTTAGGTCAATTATACTATAATATATTCCCGTATTTATGAATTTAAAACAAAAGAAATGGAATTACTAATCGGAGAGAACGAAAGCGAAAGTGAGAAAAGCAAAAAGTTCTTCTAGTTTTCCTCCTTCTATTTTGGTAATCTATAACATGCCAACGAAATTGCACGTGAGATCCATTTCTATAGAATTTATATGATTAATGATAGCAAGGAGCGATTACCATTCTTCTTAAATACCTGTCTATATTCCTGTTTCTGCTTACTATGATCTGTATTTACAGTCTTGTTTTTGTAAAATGGGGGGAATACAAAGAGATAGAGCAGGATAATTCCCTTGGGACACAAACGTCTGAACCATTAATAAAGCTAAGCCAAAAAGCAGTCCAAGATGAAAAAATAAAACCCGAATTTCCTCTCGATGTTCCGCTCCTCAATCAAATGGATCCACCTCGTCTTTATAACGGTTGCGAAGTGACCAGCATGGCGATGATCTTGAACTATTTTGATATAAATGTTACTAAAAATGAACTGGCCGCAAAAGTGGAGCGTGTGCCATTAACTTATGAAAATGGACGTAAAGGGAATCCTAATGAAGGATTTGTCGGCGATATGGAAAACGGCCCAGGCCTGTCGATTTATCATGGACCGCTGGCAGAAACAACTAGACATTACGTCGGTGACCGTTTAATTGACTTTTCAGGAAGTCACCCCGATAAGCTCTATCATTATCTCGATCAAGGACTGCCTGTATGGGTGATTGTTACTTCAACATTCGGGCCCGTCAACAGTTTTAAAGCGTGGAATACACCACAGGGGAAAATTGACGTCACATTTGATTTACATAGCGTAGTTTTAACTGGCTATGATAAAAATAACTTCTATATTAACAATCCATATGGGTACAAAAACCAAAAAGTAAACAAGAAACAATTTATTAAAGGCTGGAAACAATTAGGTAGCCAAGCGATTGTAATTACGCGATAAACTGACATTTTATTATAGTTTTCTTCTATTATTTTTGGTAATGTTTAAGTTAGAGACATCCGAAAGCGTTTTCGATGTCGTGTCTTTGAGCGTTTGAGTTTGAGTTAGACATCGGAATGAAGCCAAGCGAGATTTCTTGAGATATCAATTGATTTTTAAAAAGTGGGTGTTAAATGATGAAAAAGTTAGTTATATTGGGCGGCGGCTATGGCGGACTTAAAATATTAATGAACTTAATTTCAAATAATCTGCCTGACGATGTACATATCACCGTTATTGATCGAAATCCGTACCATTCCTTAAAGACAGAATTTTATACCATTGCGGCTGGTACTGTTGCTGACCGAGATGTAAGGATGGAATTTCCTTCAGATGACCAGGTCAATTACGTGTTTGGCGATATCGAGCATATCGACATTGACGAGCAGCAAATTTCCATAAAACAATCTAGCGAAGCGATTCCTT carries:
- a CDS encoding YjcZ family sporulation protein, with the protein product MSGYAGGGFALIVVLFILLIIVGAGGFGGGFGGYGY
- a CDS encoding class I SAM-dependent methyltransferase — its product is MMNNPYLDLLAYFGIGGAHPGGIQLTKDLLSNEKILPNHYVLDIGCGTGQTAEFLTQTYVCRVTAVDNHPIIIEKAKKRLENRTELADVVKGNAQNLPFSENSFDLVLSESVVTFTDIDKTLSELFRVLKRNGHLIMIEMTAESPLSKSLHKEVCNLYGITDVLSEKEWTEKLRKAGFTHVEVISTPSELTQTEITDIALSENIGEELYDLWDEHTSLLEQSNIPLGYRVFRCN
- a CDS encoding CBO0543 family protein, which encodes MGKIESVENGVETYEQFHQLHEQYAQIWLDETFLHWDWWVAIILSVSTWSFWFLFYRKKESTDRLLYAGIAATLISLCFDYIGTSLGLWYYSGKLTPSFPAWFPFNFCLLPVTIMFLIQTKPHIAPWKKGIFYGLATSFIGEPLFVWAGYYVMTGWEYIYSVPIYTLVYLFCHWLTRRESFESLDADS
- a CDS encoding CBO0543 family protein, whose amino-acid sequence is MNDKFIILWRIHELEQKTLRIDKEKWIEYELFTWNWWLLVAFLIMPWIIWTKLIDRTRILEIVLIGLLAIIITTLLDIFVTEVEFWVYPTELIPGFPRAFAFDVSMIPVAFMLLYQYSYLGIV
- a CDS encoding C45 family autoproteolytic acyltransferase/hydolase, which gives rise to MKKVHSNLLQFRGTHYDFGYKQGELLKNSLTVKNREKQWKVRKPRFIVEEIEVKEAITRFSPGLWDELVGLRDALEWSMEQVMMEFGGYRVDYKRSGCSIMTGDGYMIRNYDYMPKTYEGRYSFFQPTDTGYAIAGPTQRITGRMDGMNEHGLTLGYNFMHRKKPGDGFICCAIGRMVLESCANVEEAVTMLQDIPHRHSFSYTVFDKSNQTYVVEASPRGVAVRQSNVCTNHFEIMTKENRNHLVDSMKRLEAINNHRDELGGAHDAFRLMNDTDKGVFSKQYSNWAGTIHTSGYLPREMKTWFALGGGAEPVEFNFAKWLRGEDVELERITGEVDTDIPFVHMDEGAYWTGRK
- a CDS encoding C39 family peptidase, giving the protein MICIYSLVFVKWGEYKEIEQDNSLGTQTSEPLIKLSQKAVQDEKIKPEFPLDVPLLNQMDPPRLYNGCEVTSMAMILNYFDINVTKNELAAKVERVPLTYENGRKGNPNEGFVGDMENGPGLSIYHGPLAETTRHYVGDRLIDFSGSHPDKLYHYLDQGLPVWVIVTSTFGPVNSFKAWNTPQGKIDVTFDLHSVVLTGYDKNNFYINNPYGYKNQKVNKKQFIKGWKQLGSQAIVITR
- a CDS encoding DUF2268 domain-containing protein, translating into MMNIEELHYLLLKYGLFEPEEWNDITPTLHKMEELNMWEIVEKEFNHLKEEWEGPDLPIFIFPIKYAHLPFNEGLPHKNGVAFKEALFLFLSPHVVSEEIKALLAHEYNHACRLSFLNVEAEDLYLKDSLVMEGLGECAVQELYGKKWLAPWTRIYTYGEARNIWEKQFVPILNTKGNDKHQILLYGKGNAQLPKWIGYNIGFQIIDSFIKRKECFNSRDMLTMSSEKLIAGSNFPYK
- a CDS encoding amino acid ABC transporter permease, with amino-acid sequence MFQLSSTLLSPESIEILKDSFLPLLKGVLIYTIPLSLFSFFLGLVLAITTAIFRISGIKVLSGIARVYVSIIRGTPLLVQLFIVFFGLGSLGIEFLKFDPFVGALIALSLNTGAYASETIRASILSIEKGQWEASSSIGMSYFQSLRRVIMPQATRVSIPPLSNSFIGLVKETSLASTILVSEMFRKAQEIVATTYEPLLVYVEAAAIYWVICFILSLIQDQIENRLNRYVKT
- a CDS encoding amino acid ABC transporter substrate-binding protein; the encoded protein is MKKYAGWMVVSLFIFILAACGSSESDTSGDEAASDQSLYDQIKEEGVLTIGTEGTYAPYTFHNDEDELTGYDVDVAREVAKRMGVEAKFKETKWDAMFAGLNSERFDMIANQVGIKPDREKKYNFSIPYTYTTAVLVTNKNSEEISSFEDLEGKTSAQSLTSNYSAIAKSYGAKVESVEGFNPAMQLLANGRVDATVNDRLSVLDYLNEQGESAPVEIVDKEEDASETAMMFRENNPELVDAVNEALKSMKEDGTLEEISKKWFNEDVSVK
- a CDS encoding YjcZ family sporulation protein, with the protein product MSGYAGGGFALIVVLFILLIIVGAGGFGGGFGGYGY
- a CDS encoding amino acid ABC transporter ATP-binding protein, yielding MLSMEHINKQFGDLKVLKDISLHVQQGKVIVIVGPSGSGKTTLLRCLNVLEQPESGSVTIDNQTLNFSKKVSKKQIRDFRKQTGMVFQTYNLFPHLNAIQNVMEGPVTVQKVDKARARDKAAELLTKVGLQEKVNVYPYQLSGGQQQRVGIARAMAIDPKVMLFDEPTSALDPELVGEVLRVMRGLANEGMTMVVVTHEMNFAKEVADEVIFMDEGAIVERGAPIDLFGHPKEQRTRQFLNLINR